The genomic window GCTGGCTGGACATCTGCCCGGTCACTCTGTCGCGACGCGATGTCGGAGCGGCGGCCGCGACGGCATCGCGGATGTGCACGTGTGTGCCGGCGAGCCGGTCGGGCACCGCCGTACGCGTCAGCACGTCGCGCACCGGCCCCTTGACTGCGGAGAGGTGCACCACCACGCCTCGGTCCGCGAGCTCGTCGATCAGCTCCGTCAGCGTCTCGACCGCGCTCGAGTCGATGTCGTTGACGCCCGACATGTCCAGCACGAGCGCCCGCGGGTGTGTGGCGGCGTCCATCACGTGCCGGATCCGGTCCTTCATGAACTCGGCGTTGAGATAGCTCAGCGACACGTCGAACCGGACCACGACGACCCCATCGGTCTGCTCGGCCTCGGGGAAGCGCTCGACGTTGCGGTAGGCGTCCGCGTCGGGAAGGTGGCCGAGCACCGCCGTGTGGGGGCGCATCATCCGCGCGAAGACGACGACCGCCGACCCGATCGCCGACACCGCGATCCCGAGCTCGACACCGAGCGCGAGGGTCGCGACGAATGCGCCGGCCAGGGTCCACCCGTCGGGGGGCTTGACCGTCACGATGTGACGCGCCTCGTCGAGATCGATCAGCCCGGCGACGGCCAGCAGGACGACGGCGCCGAGCGTCGCCTGCGGCAACTGCGTGAACAAGGGTGTGAGCGCCACGAGCACCAGCAGCATGATCAGAGCCGTGATGACGCCCGCGGCGCGCGTCCTCGCACCGGCCTCAGCGTTGACGGCGGTGCGCGAGAACCCACCCGTCACGGGATACCCACCGACCAGTCCGGACGCGAGGTTGGCTGCGCCCAGTCCCAGCAGCTCACGGTTCGCATCGACGTCCTGCTGGTTCCTCCGGGCGTAGACCTTCGCGATGGCGATCGACTCGAGCACGCCGACGAGCGTGACCGCGAATGCGGCGGGTACGAGGTCGATGGCGAGCG from Euzebyales bacterium includes these protein-coding regions:
- the sulP gene encoding sulfate permease, giving the protein MTWVRTALRSDLAAGLTVAAMLVPQAMAYALLAGLPPQVGLYASTVPLLAYAVIGTSRQLAVGPVAIVSLLTASALAPIAEEGSEAYVAAAGLLALVVAIVHLVLGAGRLGFLVRLLSHPVLVGFTAAAALIIGTSQLKHVLGTSPEPGENWLASIAAVAATVPDTHLPTLAVGAGAVALMAVLRRLRPTLPAALIAVAVTTVASVVWNLPARGVAVVGDIPRGLPPLTLPNDLSLAIDLVPAAFAVTLVGVLESIAIAKVYARRNQQDVDANRELLGLGAANLASGLVGGYPVTGGFSRTAVNAEAGARTRAAGVITALIMLLVLVALTPLFTQLPQATLGAVVLLAVAGLIDLDEARHIVTVKPPDGWTLAGAFVATLALGVELGIAVSAIGSAVVVFARMMRPHTAVLGHLPDADAYRNVERFPEAEQTDGVVVVRFDVSLSYLNAEFMKDRIRHVMDAATHPRALVLDMSGVNDIDSSAVETLTELIDELADRGVVVHLSAVKGPVRDVLTRTAVPDRLAGTHVHIRDAVAAAAPTSRRDRVTGQMSSQPPCDRKATT